From Bacteroidales bacterium:
TGGGAAAGAGCCATCATCAGGCGGAGAACTGATGGTTTGCCATGCGTTGATTTTTCCAAGTTTCAGTGCCAGTTCCGTTAGTTTTTGTCCAGCAGTAACAAAATCTTCTGTTTTCTTAATTAAAATCCAATCTGTTTTCAGGGGTGTTGCTGCAATAAAAGTAGTGTCGGACTCACTTATATTTGGCTTCAGCCAGGCATACCTGATTACATTGTCAATAAAAGAGCCAGCAAGAATATAATTCGCATCCACAATGTTTTTGGTTATGTCTATGGCATTATTCCGTGAATCGACACCTATTTCTAAAGTTTTGATTAATTCCTTTGAAGGTGGCAGTTGAAGAAAAATTCCGGATTTTTTTGGTATTTTTTTATTGATAGTTTCAGCATCGGGGTTCTTGCCGAGGTCAATTACTTTATTTTCCGGGCCTGTAGCTATCCATGAACCATTATAATATTGAATTATATAGTCGGGGGAAGTTTTTACAGGGTCGGTAATCCATGTATAGCTTTTGTTGCCTGAAATTGTGCTAATATTTTCAGATGTTTTCAGCAGGTCAGCATGGTTAAAATCATTTTCAGGAAACCACACTTTCAGGTCAGGAGCATTAGATGCCGCCCAACTGATTACTTCAAACAAATCTCCGGGTTTTATAGCATTGATGTCTCCTTTTATCAGTTTTGCTTTTGATTTCGACATACCGGACACCTGAGTAATCATAATGGTTTCTTCTGTATTGCTGCTGCCGGATTTTTTTAGTTCACAGTTGATATTAAGCCCGATGGCCCATCCTCCCTGTAATACTATATTGTCTGTTCCATCAGTGCTTGTTACGGCTACTAATGTTTTTCCCGAATTTTTATCCACGGCATTACCAAAAAGCCCTTGTTTTCTTCGTTCCGAATTAGCCCCCAGCACGGGTTCCTGTGTGCTGCCTTTGGCCTGCATGATGGCTTTTATCCTCAGAAATAGTACTTCAACAGACTCACCTGCATATGATGTGTTTAGGGCTTTTGTAAGTGCAACCGTAAATGCTCCATGAGGTGCGCCGTTATCGTCCAAAGCTTCTTTAGCCAATTGCTCGGGCTGAGCTGCCGACAGCACAAGGGCACCCCTGTCTTCAGGCTTTTGGGGCACCGAAGGGTCTTTGGCATCAATGCTGCTGCCGTTTATATGGCGTGATTTGAAAGATTCAGGAAGGTTATTTCCGCGTGCGATGGAACCACTGTGGCAACTGTCAAAAATCAAAGTCAATATCACTCCTTTATCAATAAGTTTATTAAATAATACCGACAACTCCTTATCACGAATATCGAACATATCGGCAGGCACTATACTTTCATCCTGCTTATCGCCTGATTCTTCCGAAGATAAAGAATTATAAACCTGTGAACCGTGCCCTGCATAATAAACAAACACTACATCACCCTTCTGAGAAACTTCAATGAGTTTTTCAAGCTGTTTGATGATATTTTCGCGTTTGGCTTCCTGGTTATGAAGCGTTGAAATATTTTTTTTATCAAAACCAAACCTGCTGATAATGATCTGCTCAATCACCGTGGCATCGTTCACACAACCATCCAGGTTGGTCCACCCGCCCCGAGATTCGGATGTCTGGGGATTCACCGGCTGATAAATGTCAATTCCAACAAGTAAAGCTCTCTTTGTCTGCGAAAACGCAGAAAGTGATATGAAAACAAAAAACATTGTTGCGAAAATAACCAGACTGTTCTTCGATACCTTAACAAATGATTTAACCATAAAAATTTTATTTATTAATAATTTCTGAACGTATGAAGTAACCGAAAAAGTATTACAAATTTACTACATTTTAAAGCGACAAACAATACGGCTCATTATAAATAAAAAAGGCCGTTCATTATGAACAGCCTCTTTTTACATGTCAGTTTGGATTTATTCCCAAAGATTCCAGGTGTATTCATAATCACAGTAAAATGTCTGCGGGCCCCAATAATAAGTTCCTCCGATAGATTTACCATAGATTTTTGTACTGCCGGAATAAGTTGTGGTATAGGCCTTGGTGTAAGCAGAAATGGTGCCCACCCATGAACCATCAACATAAATATCTACACCATAAGGGGTGTAATTGTTCACGGTAATAGTGCATACTCCGCTACGTGCTTTTTCAGGTTCCACTGCTTTGGTATCATCAGTGGGTTTGCCTACAGTAATATTGGGGTCGGCACCACGGGTTTTTTCATATACCGAAGCTTTGGTGGTAACATCTTTCTTTTCCTGAGCCTGTACCGATGTAAAAGCAGATGCAACAAATGCAACTAAAACTACTAAAACTAACTTTTTCATAATCATTGTTTTTGGTTAATACTTGTTTAATTCATTTTTAGGTTTATAATTTATTTTGCAAAAGGTAACCACAAAAATAATTCATTTTAATATTAAAATTCAATTTTTGTTAAAATAACAGGATTATCACAATTTTAAAATCCTAATAACCAACATAAAAAATGAAATTCATTAATATTTAATGTAAAATATTTTCAGGCATTTTAAAAACAATAATTAAGCCAAATAATACCTTATAAAAAAAAATTTATGCTTTGCATAAATTTTCATGAACCTCAACAGTGTATTAATAAATTTAATGTATTTTTTTTTCAAAAATTCAATATACTGTATTTATTTTGTAAAAAAAGTTTTTTCAGGTTATATACTTTTGTACCATAAAAGCTATAAACAGACATATTTATGCAAAATGACGAGTTCATAATTAATAATTTGAAACATGGGCAACCCAAATCCCTTGAAATTATTTACCAAAAACACCGTAAGGATTTCCTTAGATGGGCGGTTTACAAATATAACATCGAAACTGAACAGGCTGAGGATGTCTTTTCTGATGCAGTCATTGATGTTTATCATAATATTGTCAATGGGCGTTACACCAAAAATGTCAACACAACTTTAAAATCATATTTATTTGAAATTGGAAAGTATAAAATACTTAATCTGTTAAACAAGAATAAAATGTCGGAATCACACCTAAAAAGAATAGCCCTTAATACAGAATATTCCTATCAATTGGAGCAGGGTGGTTTTTTCGACATGGCTAAAAAAGTAAACGAGCTATTGCTGATGATTGATGAAAAATGCCGTAAAGTGCTTACCTTATTTTATTTTGATAACCTCAGCATGGAACAAATAGCCGAGGCTTTGAAATTTAAAAACCAGGATGTGGCAAAAAACAAAAAGCTGAAATGTTTAAAACGAATTCAATCGCTTGCATTTGGGCGTGTCAGTAAAGAAGATATGTACGATTAAATTTTTTAATATGGAAAATGATATACTCCTGCTTTTCGATAACTTCCTTTTCAACAAACTTTCCGAAGAGGAAAGAAGCAATTTTGAAACCCGGCTTAATACAGAACCGGAGTTTAAAAAAGAATTTGATGAATACCTGGCTATAGTTGAAGGCATTAATATCTACGGGCATAGCCTGCTGAAACAAAAACTTGAGGCTTTAAAGCTTGGGCAAATTAAAAAAGAAACCAAAATAAAGCATTTACGCATAGCTATCTCCATCGCCGCAGTTTTGGTTATTTTGATGATACCGGGCTTTTTCCTTTATCAGCATCTGACTATAAATACACGTTTGTACAATAAATATTATATTGAAGACAACGGATTGCCTGTCTTAATGGGATTCAATAAGAATGTTAGTATGAACGAAGCCATGATTGAATATAAAGATAAAAAATACAGCATAGCCCTCAAAAAGTTAGAAACCATAAAAACGGATGCTCCAAATAACGACACTGTTTTGTTTTATACCGGCATGTGCCACCTGCAATTGAAAGACAAAAATAAGGCTGTGGAAAACTTTTTGGCGATTATAGACAAAAATGCAGTATATTATTATGCGTCAATGTATTACACTGCCCTAACTTACATAAAAGATGGAAATTTTGAGAAGGGCAATGCTTATTTAAATGAAGTTATACAATGCCAAAACTGCATTTATAAAAACTATGCTTTAAGCCTTTTAGATGAAATAAATTAATATTAATAAAATTGTTGAAAAAAAATTGAAAAAAATTTTGTTTTAAGAATTATATATTTAAATTTGTAAAAATTTATTACTAACCAAAAAATTTAGTTATGAAAAAATTAAGATTAATTTTAGTATTAGGCTTTGCTGTATTGGCTTTTACCGCATGCAAGAAAAAATACACATGCACTGAAACTTATTCAGTAAATGGTGTGTTAGCTAACACTACTATTTATACATATGAAGCATTAACAACCGAAGAACTGTCAAATGTAGAAAATTTGGGCACATATTCATATGTTGACGGTGATGGTGACCAAATTGCAAGAGAAACAACCTGTGATTAAAAATTATTTTTAAAAACCAACAATTTAATTATGAAAAAATTAAGATTAATTTTAGTATTAGGCTTTGCTGTATTGGCTTTTACCGCATGCAAGAAAAAATACACATGCACTGAAACTGCTTCAGTAAATGGTGTTTTATCTTATACCAATGTTTACACATATGAAGCATTAACAACCGAAGAACTGTCATATGTAGAAAATTTGGGCACATATTCATATGTTGACGGTGATGGTGACCAAATAGCCTATTCAACAACCTGCGATTAAAAATATTCATTTTTACAGAAAGAGGCTGTCTCAAAAGGCAGCCTTTTTTTTTAATATTCATACTCATCATCTTCAAATTCCTGTTGCTGTTTTTTCTTTTTCGGTTTAATTCCCTTGTTAAATTTGAAAGATGCCCCGAAAAACAGCGCTCTTGAATCGCGCCAACGCTTCGTTACCGAATAATAATCTTCCGCATTAGTTTGTGTTTCGGATTTGCGGGTATTCAATACATCACTAACCCTTAAGGTCAGGGTCAGCATATTGTTAAAAAAGTCTTTTTTCAGGCCTATATCAAAATCATAGCTTGCAAGTCTTTTTCCCTGTGCATCGGCTCCACCGCCGTGGCCCCACCCACGGCTTTGAGCTATTACCTGTGATGACCTGTAATTAAATCCCAGTTGTATATCAAATGATTTCCAAAAGGTCATAGCCGAATTCACTTTGGCAGTCCAGCTAGGATGTATGTCATTAAACCCTTCGATGGATGATTCTCCGTAATATTTTGTACCAAAAAGGCTGAAATTAGCATTTATCTTCCACCATTTAAAAATTCCCTGAGCATAAATCAGCTCCAGTCCGAAAGAACTTCCCTTATCAAGATTCTGATATGTTGTAAATGTTACTCCGTTGTCGAGAAGGCTCATAACACGGGTTATCATATTGTCTGTTTCCCGGTAAAAAAGTGTGGTATTGAAAGATGTATTTTTAAAACTAATCAGGTGCCCCAGTTCAAAAGCATTGGTAAATTCTGGTTCCAGATAAGGGTTGCCGGCCGATAAATTCATGGGGTCGGAATAATTGATAAAAGGGTTCAGATTGCCGGACCGCGGGCGGTTGACACGTCGGCTATAGCTGATTTGCAAGGCATGCCTGTCGGTAAATTCATATTTTAAATG
This genomic window contains:
- a CDS encoding tetratricopeptide repeat protein; translated protein: MENDILLLFDNFLFNKLSEEERSNFETRLNTEPEFKKEFDEYLAIVEGINIYGHSLLKQKLEALKLGQIKKETKIKHLRIAISIAAVLVILMIPGFFLYQHLTINTRLYNKYYIEDNGLPVLMGFNKNVSMNEAMIEYKDKKYSIALKKLETIKTDAPNNDTVLFYTGMCHLQLKDKNKAVENFLAIIDKNAVYYYASMYYTALTYIKDGNFEKGNAYLNEVIQCQNCIYKNYALSLLDEIN
- a CDS encoding caspase family protein, producing MVKSFVKVSKNSLVIFATMFFVFISLSAFSQTKRALLVGIDIYQPVNPQTSESRGGWTNLDGCVNDATVIEQIIISRFGFDKKNISTLHNQEAKRENIIKQLEKLIEVSQKGDVVFVYYAGHGSQVYNSLSSEESGDKQDESIVPADMFDIRDKELSVLFNKLIDKGVILTLIFDSCHSGSIARGNNLPESFKSRHINGSSIDAKDPSVPQKPEDRGALVLSAAQPEQLAKEALDDNGAPHGAFTVALTKALNTSYAGESVEVLFLRIKAIMQAKGSTQEPVLGANSERRKQGLFGNAVDKNSGKTLVAVTSTDGTDNIVLQGGWAIGLNINCELKKSGSSNTEETIMITQVSGMSKSKAKLIKGDINAIKPGDLFEVISWAASNAPDLKVWFPENDFNHADLLKTSENISTISGNKSYTWITDPVKTSPDYIIQYYNGSWIATGPENKVIDLGKNPDAETINKKIPKKSGIFLQLPPSKELIKTLEIGVDSRNNAIDITKNIVDANYILAGSFIDNVIRYAWLKPNISESDTTFIAATPLKTDWILIKKTEDFVTAGQKLTELALKLGKINAWQTISSPPDDGSFPFSLALKNNKTGAYLTAGTVLNGEQYSLVLTTTKEQLKRWMGKSRYVYVFIIDINGTTQQIFPPQNTGNEGNKLPNSRIYNYEEEIPLGQITFTIGPPFGIDSYFLVTSDEAINNFQAFNSEGVVSNKGTRGGFGLDNLLNSVGTGSRGVAQNTTPLNWSVQKLLIRSKEK
- a CDS encoding sigma-70 family RNA polymerase sigma factor; the protein is MQNDEFIINNLKHGQPKSLEIIYQKHRKDFLRWAVYKYNIETEQAEDVFSDAVIDVYHNIVNGRYTKNVNTTLKSYLFEIGKYKILNLLNKNKMSESHLKRIALNTEYSYQLEQGGFFDMAKKVNELLLMIDEKCRKVLTLFYFDNLSMEQIAEALKFKNQDVAKNKKLKCLKRIQSLAFGRVSKEDMYD